A section of the Bryobacteraceae bacterium genome encodes:
- the hpnK gene encoding hydrolase, whose amino-acid sequence MAARILTVNADDFGFTRGVNRGIVDCHLRGILTATTLMANGEAFEDAVRLARETPTLDIGAHLVLVQGRSVRTGRPLPATVAALVRALALARLDPYEELKAQLEKILAAGVRITHLDTHKHTHLLPPVLDAVLRLAQEYGVRWVRRPFDLPLPASRRGVPAGVRLARRAMRAMEQRMTERIRRAGCQTTDHFAGFQWTGRFESEDVVSLLKALPEGVTEFMTHPGYCDDELRRARTRLRESREAELRALTDPRVREALREAGIRLASYAELDATGNGAQRP is encoded by the coding sequence ATGGCGGCGCGCATCCTCACGGTCAACGCCGACGACTTCGGCTTCACGCGCGGCGTCAACCGCGGCATTGTCGACTGCCACCTGCGTGGCATCCTCACGGCCACCACGCTGATGGCCAACGGGGAGGCGTTCGAGGATGCAGTCCGGCTGGCGCGCGAGACCCCGACGCTCGACATCGGCGCGCACCTCGTGCTGGTGCAGGGGCGCAGCGTACGCACCGGGAGGCCGCTGCCGGCCACCGTGGCCGCGCTCGTGCGTGCGCTGGCGCTCGCACGACTGGACCCATACGAAGAGCTAAAAGCGCAGCTTGAAAAGATCCTGGCGGCTGGAGTCCGCATCACCCATCTCGACACCCACAAGCACACGCATCTGCTGCCGCCCGTGCTGGACGCGGTGCTGCGTCTGGCGCAGGAGTATGGCGTGAGGTGGGTCCGCCGCCCGTTCGATCTGCCGCTGCCCGCCAGCCGCCGCGGCGTGCCCGCCGGCGTGCGTCTGGCGAGGCGGGCCATGCGCGCCATGGAGCAGCGGATGACGGAACGGATCCGGCGTGCCGGCTGCCAAACCACCGACCACTTCGCCGGCTTTCAGTGGACGGGCCGGTTCGAGAGTGAAGATGTGGTGTCTTTACTAAAAGCGCTGCCGGAAGGCGTGACCGAATTCATGACGCATCCCGGCTATTGCGATGACGAGCTGCGGCGTGCGAGAACGCGGCTCCGGGAGAGCCGCGAAGCCGAGCTGCGCGCGCTCACCGATCCGCGGGTGCGGGAGGCGTTGCGCGAAGCCGGCATCCGGCTGGCTTCCTACGCTGAGCTCGACGCCACGGGAAACGGCGCTCAGCGGCCGTAG
- a CDS encoding UTP--glucose-1-phosphate uridylyltransferase, with protein sequence MGVMILPVRKAVFPAAGLGTRFLPATKAMPKEMLPLVDKPLIQYGIEEANASGIHHIVIVTGRGKTAIEDHFDVSFELEHLLESRGKTELLAAVRSISEMIDVAYVRQKEALGLGHAVLRAKELVGGEPFAVVLSDDVIDAPVPCLRQLLSVYEFYGAPVLALMEVERSQISAYGVVAAEPLSHEGMDGRVFRIHDLVEKPSPDDAPSNLAIIGRYILTPEIFSAIEATPPGRHNEIQLTDALRHLLKERPLYGVKFAGKRFDAGDKLGFLQATVEFALKRDDLGGPFRAWLASLRLC encoded by the coding sequence ATGGGCGTGATGATTCTGCCCGTCCGCAAGGCCGTTTTCCCCGCCGCCGGGCTTGGCACACGTTTCCTGCCGGCCACCAAGGCAATGCCCAAAGAGATGCTGCCGCTGGTGGACAAGCCGCTCATCCAGTACGGCATTGAGGAGGCGAACGCCTCGGGCATCCACCATATCGTGATCGTCACCGGGCGCGGCAAGACGGCGATTGAGGACCACTTCGACGTGTCCTTTGAGCTGGAGCACCTGCTCGAGTCTCGCGGAAAGACGGAGCTGCTGGCCGCGGTGCGCTCGATCTCGGAGATGATTGACGTGGCCTATGTCCGGCAGAAAGAGGCGCTCGGGCTGGGCCATGCGGTGCTGCGGGCGAAGGAGCTGGTGGGCGGGGAGCCGTTCGCGGTGGTGCTTTCTGACGATGTGATTGATGCGCCCGTGCCGTGCCTGCGGCAACTGCTGTCCGTCTATGAGTTCTACGGGGCGCCGGTGCTGGCGCTGATGGAGGTGGAGCGGAGCCAGATCAGCGCCTACGGCGTGGTGGCGGCCGAACCGCTCTCCCACGAGGGGATGGACGGACGGGTGTTCCGGATCCACGACCTCGTGGAGAAGCCTTCGCCGGACGATGCTCCCTCGAATCTCGCCATCATCGGGCGCTATATCCTGACGCCGGAAATCTTTTCTGCGATCGAGGCCACGCCGCCGGGGCGACATAACGAAATCCAGCTCACCGACGCGCTGCGCCATCTGCTGAAAGAGCGGCCGCTTTATGGAGTGAAGTTCGCGGGCAAGCGTTTTGATGCGGGCGACAAGCTGGGCTTCTTGCAGGCCACGGTCGAGTTCGCGCTCAAGCGCGACGATCTGGGCGGACCATTCCGGGCCTGGCTCGCGTCGCTCAGGCTGTGCTGA
- a CDS encoding methionine gamma-lyase, whose protein sequence is MAHRNLHGAHPSTAVLTRGFDPRLSVGSARPAVFRSSTYVFSSPEAAERAFALLVGKAEPEPGEQPELIYSRFNHPNAEILEDQIVPLEEGAEWAIVFNSGMAAIMTTLLALLRPGDAMVYTVPLYGGTQHLIHEFLEPLGIRCVPVIAGHSAEIDEAIRTTPNLKMVFIETPANPTMVMTDIKRAALTAASLDPKPAVLVDNTFLGPAFQHPLTLGADLVVYSATKYLGGFSDLLAGVVLGADRRFDKPIRSKRSLFGNILQPDECWILDGRLPTVSLRMNRQSKNAQRIAESLVKRPEIRRVYYPTLFDDPEQIRIRLSQCDYPGAMIALDLHGGKPAAFEFLRSLRLAHNAVSLGGMETLVCHPATTTHAGCTEEERRIAGITEGMVRISVGVEDWRDLLADFTQALDRVAALLAAQTR, encoded by the coding sequence ATGGCCCACCGCAACCTGCATGGTGCGCACCCTTCGACGGCCGTCCTGACCCGCGGCTTCGACCCGCGTCTGAGCGTTGGCAGCGCCCGACCTGCCGTGTTCCGCAGCTCCACCTATGTCTTTTCGAGCCCCGAAGCCGCCGAGCGCGCCTTCGCGCTGCTTGTCGGCAAGGCGGAGCCCGAGCCGGGCGAGCAGCCGGAGCTGATCTATTCGCGCTTCAACCACCCGAACGCGGAAATCCTGGAAGACCAGATCGTGCCGCTCGAAGAAGGCGCCGAATGGGCGATCGTGTTCAACTCGGGCATGGCCGCGATCATGACGACGCTGCTCGCGCTGCTCAGGCCCGGCGACGCGATGGTCTACACCGTCCCGCTGTATGGCGGCACGCAGCATCTGATCCACGAGTTTCTGGAGCCGCTGGGCATCCGCTGCGTGCCGGTGATCGCGGGCCATTCGGCCGAAATCGACGAGGCCATCCGCACCACGCCGAACCTGAAAATGGTCTTCATCGAGACGCCCGCCAACCCGACGATGGTGATGACTGATATCAAGCGGGCGGCGCTGACGGCGGCCTCGCTGGATCCGAAGCCCGCCGTGCTGGTCGACAACACCTTCCTCGGCCCGGCCTTTCAGCACCCGCTGACGCTGGGCGCTGACCTGGTAGTGTATTCGGCCACCAAGTACCTGGGCGGGTTTTCTGATCTGCTGGCCGGCGTGGTGCTGGGCGCCGACCGGCGTTTCGACAAGCCGATCCGCTCGAAGCGCAGCCTGTTTGGCAACATCCTTCAGCCCGACGAATGCTGGATCCTCGACGGGCGGTTGCCCACGGTGAGCCTGCGGATGAACCGGCAGTCGAAGAACGCGCAGCGCATCGCCGAGAGCCTGGTGAAGCGGCCCGAGATCCGCCGCGTGTACTATCCGACGCTGTTCGACGATCCCGAGCAGATCCGCATCCGGCTCTCGCAGTGCGACTATCCCGGAGCGATGATCGCGCTGGACCTGCACGGCGGCAAACCGGCGGCGTTCGAATTCCTGCGCAGCCTCCGGCTGGCGCACAACGCCGTCTCGCTGGGCGGCATGGAGACGCTTGTGTGTCATCCGGCCACCACGACGCACGCCGGTTGCACGGAAGAGGAGCGCCGCATCGCCGGTATTACCGAGGGCATGGTGCGCATCTCGGTGGGCGTGGAGGACTGGCGCGACCTGCTGGCTGACTTTACACAGGCGCTCGATCGCGTGGCCGCGCTGCTGGCCGCGCAGACCCGCTAG
- the sppA gene encoding protease IV, whose protein sequence is MKKFLLGVLAGFLIAGVTAVVLVFATLKFARRTPAPPETAWLTLKLGGELPELQPPMLPLPALESRAPLTMGEVWSALRRAAREPRVKGVLIKPSGLAVGWAKLEEIRTGLELVRKAGKPVHAWLAGAGTREYYLASAADRISMSPEDVLDLRGLRVEATYLKGTLDKLGIQVEVEHAGKYKDAGDMFTRTSMSPETREALDALLDDTYERLCQAVAASRKTTPEKVREWIDNGPYIAPKAVQAGLVDELAYERDADRKFEDSAGGRDKEKPKSLAVRDYLRIQPETRGRKVRQVALLVAQGSILRSAPADLFSEDQVITPKGIEQQVKLIENDPAIRGVIVRIDSPGGDAVASDEILEQLKRLSKKKPLVVSMSDVAASGGYYMAMTGDPIVAYPGTITGSIGVIYGKVNLRGLYAKLGMNREILKRGRFADLDSTFQPLTPEGRARLRETIDFIYEGFLQRVAEGRRKTKEEIEPVAQGRVWSGKRAREHGLVDRTGGLDEAVALIRQKAGIPDNEMVRLSVYPAPKTWFDVWFRSAPAENAGMDGEAALLRRALPAGLAPWLEGGFLRVLPFEVRIY, encoded by the coding sequence ATGAAGAAATTCCTGCTGGGAGTGCTGGCCGGATTCCTTATCGCCGGCGTGACCGCGGTGGTGCTCGTGTTTGCCACGCTGAAGTTCGCCCGGCGCACGCCCGCGCCGCCGGAGACGGCGTGGTTGACGCTGAAGCTGGGAGGCGAGCTGCCCGAGCTCCAGCCGCCGATGCTGCCGCTGCCGGCGCTGGAGTCCCGCGCCCCGCTGACCATGGGCGAGGTGTGGAGTGCGTTGCGGCGCGCGGCGCGCGAGCCGCGCGTCAAGGGCGTGTTGATCAAGCCGTCCGGCCTGGCGGTCGGCTGGGCCAAGCTGGAAGAGATCCGCACTGGCCTGGAGCTGGTCCGCAAGGCGGGCAAGCCGGTGCATGCGTGGCTGGCTGGCGCGGGCACGCGCGAATATTACCTGGCCTCGGCCGCCGACCGCATCAGCATGTCGCCGGAAGATGTGCTGGACCTGCGCGGGCTGCGCGTGGAGGCCACGTACCTGAAGGGCACGCTGGACAAGCTGGGCATTCAGGTGGAGGTCGAACACGCCGGCAAGTACAAGGACGCGGGCGACATGTTCACCCGCACGTCGATGAGCCCGGAGACGCGCGAGGCGCTCGATGCGCTTCTTGACGACACCTACGAGCGGCTCTGCCAGGCGGTCGCCGCCTCGCGCAAGACCACGCCGGAGAAGGTGCGCGAATGGATCGACAACGGTCCCTACATCGCTCCAAAGGCCGTGCAGGCGGGGCTTGTGGATGAGCTCGCTTATGAGCGCGACGCCGACCGGAAATTCGAAGACAGCGCCGGGGGCAGGGACAAGGAGAAGCCGAAATCGCTCGCCGTGCGCGACTATCTGCGGATCCAGCCGGAGACCCGGGGCCGCAAGGTGCGGCAGGTGGCGCTGCTGGTGGCGCAGGGCAGCATCCTGCGCAGCGCCCCCGCTGACCTGTTCAGCGAAGATCAGGTGATCACGCCGAAAGGCATCGAACAGCAGGTGAAGCTGATCGAGAACGACCCGGCGATCCGCGGCGTCATCGTCCGGATTGACAGCCCGGGCGGCGATGCCGTGGCCAGCGATGAAATCCTCGAACAACTGAAGCGGCTGTCGAAGAAGAAGCCGCTTGTGGTTTCCATGTCCGACGTTGCCGCCTCCGGCGGCTACTACATGGCGATGACGGGCGATCCCATTGTCGCCTATCCCGGCACGATCACCGGATCGATCGGCGTCATCTACGGCAAGGTGAATCTCCGCGGGCTCTATGCCAAGCTCGGCATGAACCGCGAGATCCTCAAGCGCGGCCGCTTCGCCGACCTCGACAGCACGTTCCAGCCGCTGACGCCCGAGGGCCGCGCGCGGCTGCGCGAGACGATCGACTTCATCTACGAGGGTTTCCTCCAGCGCGTGGCCGAAGGCCGGCGGAAAACGAAGGAGGAGATCGAGCCGGTGGCTCAGGGGCGCGTGTGGTCCGGCAAGCGGGCCCGCGAGCACGGGCTGGTGGACCGGACCGGCGGGCTCGACGAGGCGGTGGCCCTGATCCGCCAGAAGGCGGGCATTCCGGACAATGAGATGGTCCGGTTGTCCGTCTATCCGGCCCCGAAGACTTGGTTCGACGTCTGGTTCCGTTCCGCGCCGGCGGAAAATGCGGGCATGGACGGCGAGGCGGCACTGCTGCGGCGCGCGCTGCCCGCGGGGCTGGCGCCCTGGCTCGAAGGCGGGTTCCTGCGGGTGCTGCCGTTCGAGGTGCGAATCTACTGA
- the typA gene encoding GTP-binding protein, with translation MKTEQSNLRNVAIIAHVDHGKTTLVDAMFRQSGIFRANQQVEERVLDSNELERERGITILAKTTGVRYRGVKINIVDTPGHSDFGGEVERALRLADGVMLLVDASEGPLPQTRYVLMKALEARLPPIVVINKIDRADARPQEVLNEIYDLFIDLDATDDQLEFPVLYTIARDGIARTSLDDPSTTLEPLFEAILRHVPPPKGDPAAPLRFQVANLDYSDYFGRIAIGRVFDGTMRVGEEAAVVKLDGRVERARITKLFSFEGLNRVEEAEAGPGSVVALAGIEGITIGETVSSAEDPRPLPPIRIDEPTIGMVFTINTSPFAGREGQFVTSRHLRERLEKELLTNVSLKVEEAGSPDSFLVMGRGELQLAILIEMMRREGYELMVGKPQILTKTVDGKLMEPQELLVVDVPETYAGVVIEKTGIRKAKMTKMVNHGSGRVRMEFLIPSRGLIGMRSELLTDTRGTAIMNSLFHGWIEWQGEIPMRLTGALVADRPGTATAYAIFNLQERGEIFVTPGTEVYEGMIVGENARPDDLNVNIVKEKKLTNMRASTADEAIRLVPPRLLNLEQAIEFINDDEWVEVTPRSIRLRKKILKANQR, from the coding sequence ATGAAAACCGAGCAGTCCAATCTGCGCAATGTTGCCATCATTGCGCACGTCGACCACGGCAAGACCACGCTGGTCGACGCCATGTTCCGCCAGAGCGGCATCTTCCGCGCCAACCAGCAGGTGGAGGAGCGTGTCCTCGATTCGAACGAACTCGAGCGCGAACGCGGCATCACCATCCTCGCCAAGACCACCGGCGTGCGCTACCGCGGAGTGAAGATCAACATCGTCGACACGCCCGGTCATAGCGACTTCGGCGGCGAAGTCGAACGGGCGCTGCGGCTGGCCGATGGCGTGATGCTGCTGGTGGACGCAAGCGAAGGTCCGCTGCCGCAGACACGCTACGTGTTGATGAAGGCGCTTGAAGCGCGGCTGCCGCCGATCGTCGTCATCAACAAGATCGACCGCGCCGACGCGCGGCCCCAGGAGGTGCTGAACGAGATCTACGATCTCTTCATCGACCTCGACGCCACTGACGACCAGCTCGAATTCCCCGTGCTCTACACGATCGCCCGCGACGGGATCGCGCGCACGAGCCTGGACGATCCTTCCACGACCCTTGAGCCGCTCTTCGAGGCCATCCTGCGCCACGTGCCGCCGCCGAAAGGCGACCCCGCCGCGCCGCTCCGGTTCCAGGTGGCCAACCTCGACTACTCGGACTACTTCGGCCGCATCGCCATCGGGCGTGTCTTCGACGGCACGATGCGCGTGGGAGAAGAGGCCGCCGTGGTCAAACTCGACGGGCGCGTGGAACGCGCGCGCATCACGAAGCTGTTCAGCTTTGAGGGACTGAACCGCGTCGAGGAGGCCGAGGCCGGGCCGGGCTCGGTGGTGGCATTGGCCGGCATCGAGGGCATCACCATCGGCGAGACGGTGTCAAGCGCCGAAGACCCGCGCCCGCTGCCGCCCATCCGCATCGACGAGCCGACCATCGGCATGGTCTTCACCATCAACACCAGCCCGTTTGCCGGGCGCGAAGGGCAGTTTGTCACCTCGCGCCACCTCCGCGAACGGCTGGAAAAGGAGCTGCTGACGAACGTCTCGCTGAAAGTGGAAGAGGCAGGCTCGCCGGACTCGTTTCTTGTGATGGGCCGCGGCGAGCTTCAGCTCGCCATCCTCATTGAGATGATGCGCCGCGAGGGCTATGAGCTGATGGTGGGCAAGCCGCAGATCCTGACGAAAACCGTGGACGGGAAGCTGATGGAGCCGCAGGAGCTGCTCGTGGTGGACGTCCCGGAGACCTATGCCGGCGTGGTGATTGAAAAGACGGGCATCCGCAAGGCGAAGATGACGAAAATGGTCAACCACGGCTCGGGCCGCGTGCGCATGGAGTTCCTGATCCCTTCGCGCGGGCTGATTGGCATGCGCAGCGAGCTGCTCACCGACACGCGCGGCACGGCGATCATGAACTCGCTCTTCCACGGCTGGATCGAGTGGCAGGGAGAGATCCCGATGCGGCTGACCGGCGCCCTGGTGGCAGACCGGCCGGGCACGGCCACCGCCTACGCGATCTTCAACCTCCAGGAGCGCGGCGAGATCTTCGTCACGCCGGGCACCGAGGTCTATGAGGGAATGATCGTTGGCGAAAACGCGCGCCCGGACGACCTGAACGTGAACATCGTCAAGGAGAAGAAGCTGACGAACATGCGCGCCTCCACCGCCGACGAGGCCATCCGCCTCGTCCCCCCGCGCCTGCTGAACCTCGAACAGGCGATCGAGTTCATCAACGACGATGAGTGGGTGGAAGTGACGCCGCGTTCCATCCGCCTCCGCAAGAAAATCCTGAAGGCGAACCAGCGATAG